In a genomic window of Fusibacter sp. A1:
- a CDS encoding glycosyltransferase, whose translation MLSLYTNYFEKNKIKYDIICANKYDDNYLETANKIYEFDAKKTINSNVFAKLAHFWKMRNFAKKIIDNNKYDYIIVWNQVTAFIFSDILIKQYRKKYCINVRDYHYDDNPLIKYRITPAIREADFNTVSSEAFKKFLPDGEYLTIHSLNKKMLNQLEPRNHYRSVNEKINILNIGQIRWPENIFPMIEELKNDSRYIMTFVGQGSHVIEEYIKGRHIENVIVHGRFEPIETIKYLKDADILFNLYGTGNLHVDTALSIKLYYAIYLNIPILTYNGTYIGEVSNTLGIGYCISKNSFEGLADNLHNWYHTRDINYIKETCSNFIEEIEQSHEKLYRRLDEILAKS comes from the coding sequence ATGTTATCACTATATACAAATTATTTTGAAAAAAATAAGATAAAATATGACATCATATGTGCAAATAAATATGATGATAATTATCTGGAAACAGCGAATAAAATTTATGAGTTCGATGCTAAAAAAACTATTAATTCTAATGTATTTGCTAAACTAGCTCATTTTTGGAAAATGAGGAATTTTGCAAAAAAAATAATTGATAATAATAAATATGATTATATTATTGTATGGAACCAAGTTACCGCATTTATATTTTCTGATATATTAATAAAACAGTATAGGAAGAAATATTGTATAAACGTACGTGATTATCACTATGATGATAATCCGCTTATTAAATATCGAATAACTCCTGCGATAAGAGAGGCTGACTTTAATACTGTTTCATCTGAAGCTTTTAAAAAATTTCTTCCGGATGGTGAATATCTGACAATTCACAGTCTTAATAAAAAAATGCTAAATCAACTTGAACCGCGCAATCATTACCGGAGTGTAAATGAAAAGATCAATATCTTGAATATTGGACAAATTAGATGGCCTGAAAATATCTTTCCAATGATAGAAGAATTAAAGAATGATTCCCGCTATATAATGACTTTCGTTGGACAAGGGTCACATGTAATTGAAGAGTATATAAAAGGAAGGCATATAGAGAATGTAATAGTACATGGTAGATTTGAACCAATTGAGACGATTAAATATCTTAAAGATGCAGACATTTTGTTTAATTTATATGGCACAGGAAACCTTCATGTTGACACAGCTCTTTCAATAAAACTATATTATGCGATATATTTGAACATTCCGATTTTAACTTATAATGGTACTTATATTGGAGAAGTTTCAAATACACTTGGGATTGGATATTGTATATCTAAAAATTCCTTTGAAGGGTTAGCAGATAATTTACACAATTGGTATCATACTAGAGACATTAATTATATTAAAGAAACTTGTTCGAATTTCATTGAGGAGATTGAACAAAGTCATGAAAAACTATATAGAAGGTTAGATGAAATTTTGGCAAAGAGTTGA
- a CDS encoding NAD-dependent epimerase/dehydratase family protein: protein MKNIKNILITGKSSYIGTSLEDWLMREPDKYKVDTVDMKDGSWKEKDFSQYDVVFHVAGIAHVSSDPKMEDLYYKVNRDLTIETAEKAKAEGVKQFIFMSSIIVYGDSSSSKRIIDRNTVPMPSNFYGNSKLQAEEGIKDLESDDFKIVVLRPPMIYGKGSKGNYPRLANMAKRIPVFPDIDNERSMLHIDNLCEFIKVMVDYEETGLYFPQNKEYVKTSELVRLIAEVHGKKIMMTKVFNPVLRMMFGIGVVNKVFGNLVYEKSMSDYDKANYRIRTFRESIELTELESGR from the coding sequence ATGAAAAATATCAAAAATATTCTAATCACTGGTAAGAGCAGTTACATAGGTACATCTCTAGAGGATTGGCTCATGAGAGAACCTGATAAATATAAAGTAGATACGGTTGACATGAAAGATGGGTCATGGAAAGAGAAGGACTTTAGCCAGTATGATGTAGTGTTTCATGTGGCTGGGATAGCTCATGTGTCTTCTGATCCAAAGATGGAAGATCTCTACTATAAAGTAAATAGAGACTTAACGATTGAAACTGCTGAGAAGGCCAAGGCAGAAGGTGTAAAGCAGTTCATTTTTATGAGCAGCATCATTGTTTATGGCGATAGCAGCAGTAGTAAGAGAATTATTGATAGAAATACAGTTCCTATGCCAAGTAACTTCTATGGTAATAGTAAGCTGCAGGCAGAGGAAGGCATCAAAGATTTAGAATCTGATGACTTCAAAATAGTTGTGCTAAGACCACCTATGATTTATGGGAAAGGGTCTAAAGGAAACTATCCAAGGCTGGCTAATATGGCTAAGAGGATACCAGTATTTCCTGACATCGATAATGAGCGCAGCATGCTTCATATTGATAACCTTTGTGAGTTCATCAAAGTCATGGTTGATTATGAAGAAACAGGGCTTTATTTTCCACAGAACAAAGAGTATGTGAAGACCAGTGAGCTGGTAAGATTGATTGCTGAAGTTCATGGGAAGAAGATCATGATGACTAAGGTTTTTAATCCGGTTCTGAGAATGATGTTTGGGATTGGAGTCGTTAATAAGGTATTCGGCAATTTGGTTTATGAGAAGTCCATGAGTGACTACGATAAGGCGAATTACCGAATAAGAACATTTAGAGAATCTATTGAGTTGACGGAATTGGAGAGTGGAAGGTGA
- a CDS encoding glycosyltransferase family 2 protein: MALSCIILNYNDSENTINLLKNIKDFNSIDNIIIVDNCSTDDSYAELIKYKSEKVQIILSEKNGGYGYGNNIGIKYANDVLKSDFVLISNPDVCFDKSCVDSMLHEFSINKEMTVLAPVPYTILNKPQYVYAWRIPSKFYLVISASGIAGRLLLKRQRYKDINIELKAFKVECVAGSLLMVRTNEMIEHGMYDENLFLYGEETVLGLKLKKANLKTFVMTDLKYIHKHSESIDKTYSTAIRKQKILLKSKEYILKNYYSVNGIQLVVARLFFKYSIIETYITQNIRKIQKMIKDKSSANRRR; the protein is encoded by the coding sequence ATGGCATTATCTTGTATTATTCTAAATTATAACGATAGCGAAAATACGATAAATCTCTTAAAAAATATAAAAGATTTCAACTCCATCGACAATATTATCATCGTAGATAATTGTTCAACTGATGATTCATACGCTGAATTAATTAAATATAAAAGTGAAAAAGTTCAAATAATTCTATCAGAAAAAAATGGAGGGTATGGTTATGGAAATAATATAGGGATTAAGTATGCAAATGATGTACTTAAATCTGATTTTGTATTAATTTCAAATCCAGATGTATGTTTCGATAAATCATGTGTAGATTCGATGCTTCATGAATTTAGTATTAATAAAGAAATGACGGTACTAGCGCCTGTTCCTTATACAATATTAAATAAACCGCAATATGTTTATGCGTGGCGTATACCCAGTAAATTTTATTTAGTTATATCCGCTAGTGGAATTGCAGGTAGGTTACTATTAAAGCGCCAGAGATATAAAGATATTAATATTGAATTAAAAGCTTTTAAAGTTGAATGTGTTGCGGGTTCATTACTTATGGTGAGAACTAATGAAATGATAGAGCATGGAATGTACGACGAAAATTTATTTTTATATGGGGAAGAAACAGTTTTAGGTCTAAAACTGAAAAAAGCTAATTTAAAAACATTTGTTATGACTGATCTTAAGTATATTCATAAACATTCGGAATCAATTGATAAAACGTATTCTACAGCTATAAGAAAACAAAAAATATTATTGAAAAGCAAAGAGTATATTCTTAAAAATTATTATAGTGTAAATGGAATTCAATTAGTTGTAGCGAGACTGTTTTTTAAATACTCAATTATTGAAACTTATATAACTCAAAACATAAGAAAGATTCAGAAGATGATAAAGGATAAGTCAAGTGCTAATAGGAGGAGATGA
- a CDS encoding glycosyltransferase, with translation MKAVIVNCFDTYENRVDLVHEFFKEQGYDVTVIQSDFRHFKKVHREDTKEEFIFVKSNPYYKNLSVSRLSSHYKYAGDAFKIVEELKPDLVYTFVPPNSLAKFAASYKRKHKDVKLILDLIDLWPETMPIGKAKKFPPFTFWGAMRDKSLKYADLVITECDLYQSVLGDALKGVKTETVYLAKREIDVVSNPQLSEDEIHLAYLGSINNIIDIPKIKEIIEIIKKIKPVTLHIIGDGESKQELIDEAKAGGATVEYHGKIYDPQEKQDIFDKCHFGLNIMKSSVCVGLTMKSIDYFQHGLPIINNIPADSAEIVEKYGVGVNIRYHNKPLTNFCFLIEDLLSMKKKSFDLYIMQFSRSAFIKQMNELFNNNFIKKKR, from the coding sequence ATGAAAGCAGTTATAGTTAATTGCTTTGATACTTATGAGAATAGAGTTGATTTAGTTCATGAGTTTTTCAAAGAACAAGGGTATGACGTAACCGTGATTCAATCTGATTTTAGACATTTCAAAAAAGTACATAGAGAAGACACTAAAGAAGAGTTTATTTTTGTTAAGTCAAATCCCTATTATAAGAATTTATCAGTATCAAGACTATCTTCACATTATAAATACGCGGGCGATGCTTTTAAGATTGTTGAAGAGTTAAAGCCAGACCTAGTATATACATTTGTACCACCAAATTCTCTAGCAAAGTTTGCTGCCAGTTATAAGCGAAAGCATAAAGATGTAAAGCTGATACTAGATTTAATAGATTTATGGCCGGAAACGATGCCTATAGGAAAAGCAAAGAAGTTTCCACCATTTACATTTTGGGGTGCTATGAGAGATAAGAGCTTAAAGTACGCTGATCTTGTAATTACTGAGTGTGATTTATATCAGTCAGTTTTAGGTGATGCATTGAAAGGTGTTAAGACAGAAACGGTATATCTTGCCAAAAGAGAGATAGATGTAGTTAGCAACCCTCAGTTAAGTGAAGATGAAATACATTTGGCTTACTTAGGATCAATCAACAATATCATTGATATTCCTAAAATTAAAGAAATTATAGAAATCATCAAGAAGATTAAGCCTGTAACACTTCATATTATTGGTGATGGCGAAAGTAAACAAGAGCTTATTGATGAAGCAAAGGCAGGCGGGGCAACCGTTGAGTATCATGGAAAAATCTATGATCCACAAGAGAAGCAGGATATATTTGATAAATGTCATTTTGGGTTGAATATTATGAAAAGTAGTGTTTGTGTTGGGTTAACAATGAAGTCAATAGATTATTTTCAGCACGGACTTCCAATAATAAATAACATTCCTGCCGATTCTGCAGAGATAGTTGAGAAGTATGGTGTTGGGGTTAATATTAGATATCATAACAAACCATTGACAAATTTTTGTTTTTTAATAGAAGATCTGTTATCGATGAAAAAAAAATCTTTTGACTTGTATATTATGCAATTTTCCAGGAGTGCATTCATTAAACAAATGAATGAGTTATTCAATAATAATTTTATAAAAAAGAAGAGGTAA